The Candidatus Edwardsbacteria bacterium RifOxyA12_full_54_48 region TGGGATGGCCGATAGATTCATGCACCTGCAGGGCCAGTTGGTTGGTGGCAATAATGATCGTGCCCTTTTTGGCCGGACAAAGAGGGGCCTTGAGAAGCAAGGAGGCCTCGCGGGATATCTTCTCGGCGTTGCCCGCCAGGTCCAGTTTTTCGATGAACTCATATCCGGCCTGGCCGGTATCCCCGCCCATGTTGGGGTAGGTTCGGATCTGAACCTCCGGTCCGTCCACCGCCAGGGCGCTGATCTCCCCGCCGGATTCGGTGATCTCCTGCGACAGCAGGCTGCCCTGGGTGGAGGCAAACACCTTATCCTCATGAAAGAACCACAGGCTGCCCCGGGCCACTTTTATATCCGGATTCCGGCGCATGATGGTATCGGCCTCCAGCAGCAGGGAGATCTTCTGCTCCAAGGGTACCTTAAAGGGATCCTGCTGGATTTTTGTTCTGTAGCCCCCGGTTTGTTTTTTCAGCGGGGACAACACCGCCGGCTCCCCGGGCGACAGGGCGGAGGCCCGGGCTATCTCCACCGCCAGCCTGACCACCCTGGCTATCTCCGATGTCTCCAGTTTGGAGCTGGAGGCGAAGCCCCAGGATCCATTGATCAGCACCCGGAGGCCGAATCCCTGGTCGGAGGAATTGGTGGCCGATTCCACCGTGCCGTTCTTGGTGGATATATTCTGCCGCCGGGAGCCGAGCACCCGTACATCGGCGTAATCTATTCCTTTGGCCGGCAGGCTGGCGATTACCTTTTTAGCGAACGACTTCATGATACCTCCCAAATATACTCTTTAACAGTAAATATAACATAAAACCTATGGATTTATCAATGATAACTTCATCCTTTCCGAGCTAAAAAAATATATCACAAGAGGGAAACAATTGTTCTTGAAAGCCAACGGGATAAGTGATATATTCTAACTCAACCCAGCGGACTTGAAACGCGCGCCAATTGAAATTAATGCCGGAATATTCCGCCCTTCGGGGGTCCGGCTGTAAACATTATCCTGGAGACACGGCAAGATGACCAACAAAATAAATTTGTTTTTAGCGGGATTGTTTTTCGTGTTGGCGACGGCGTCATGTGTCCCCCGGCCGGAGGGTGCGGCCGACAGCGAAACGATCGACATTCGGGAAGATCCTTTACAGCTGCCGTTAGAAGGGCAGGAGCCTATCAAAATATCGGCCCAGGGCTACGACATAACCATTAAACCAAAGGCCGAATATGTTTTAAAGGGCTTGGTGCTGAGTAGGAAAAATTACGGCTCGGATTGGAATTCAATCATATCCCCCTGCGATCTGGCGGTGGCCTGGGGCAAGATGACCACCACCGGACTGTATAAAAAGGTGAAATGGTCCCAAGGCAATCGCTGGTATTACTGGCGCTATGATGAGGGATTTCCTTTCGACAATTCCTTCATTGCCCGTTATTCGGCCAACGTTCACGCCATCCCGGCCAACGACAACCTCCGGGCGGCCCTGTTGCACATCTCCTCCGGAGATACGCTAGAGGCCTATGGTTTTTTGGTCTATGTGGATGCCGTTAAGGGAGAGGGCAATTTCTGGTGGAATTCCTCCTTGAGCCGGGAGGACGCCGGGGACGGCTCCTGTGAAGTGATGTATATTGATGAGATCCAATTCCGGGGAATGGTATACCGTTAATGGCAATGGAGCCACAAGTTCATAAATACGAGCGAACCAGAGAATTAAATGACCGGCAGTGGCTGGAGAAGCTATGGGATCTCTATAGCCAGAAGCTGTGCATCCTCAACCTGCAGGCCGAGAGGAAGAAGGAGCGGGACCTGCTGGAGGTCATGGCCTGGCTGCTGAAGAGCATGGCCCGGGACGATCACCGGATGGACCTGCTGATGATGCAGGCCAGGCATTACAGCGATATCGGGGATTTGAACAGGGCCGAGGAGACGGTGGAACAGCTGCTGGCCTCGATCACACCTGATACCGGCAGAGACCTGATCCGTCAGGCCTATGAATGGCGGGCGCTGATAGCCCGGGAGAAGACCCAGACCCGCCGGGCCCTGCAGTACTACCAGGAGGCGGAGAAGCATGCCGACAGCGACCTGGACCGGGCCGGGATCTGGCTGGACAAGGGCCTGACCATGGTCTATGGCAACCAGCTTCAGCCTGCCGAGAAGCTGTTGCGGCAGGCGATAGCGGTCTACGAGAGGTTCAATTCGGCGGACATCCTGGGAGACGCCTACAACAACCTGGGCATCTGCCTGATAAATCAGGAAAAGGTGCCCGAAGCCCTGGCGGCCTACAGCCAGGCCATCAGATATTACGACCGTTCCGGTTATAAACTGGGCAGCGCCATCGTCTCCGGCAATATCTCGGAGATTTACTGGTACCACGGAGATTACGACCGGGCGTTAAGATCCGCTTACGACTGCCAGCGATTGGGGACCGAGGCCCAGGACCAGATCAGCGTGGGCCTGAGCTACGAAATGCTGGGGCGGCTTCATATGGACCTGGGAAGTTTCGAAAGGGGGGCGGAATTCCTCAAGGAATCCATCCGGGCCGTGGAGCAGGTGGATGACCGGGCGGTGCTGGCGCTCAACAATTCCTACCTGGCCCAGTGTTATTCCCGGATGGGCGATAGCGGTAAGGCCCGGGAGCATTTTGAGGCTTCCCTGGCCATCAACCGGGAGCTGGATGATCCGGAACTGACCGCCAGGCTGGACCTGGCCGGGATCCATATAGGCCGGTTATCCCGGCCCGGCGGGCCGGTCCTGAGGATGATAGAAGAATACACCGCCAAGTACCGGCAGCACCTGAGAAAAAACGATGTCTGCAAGCTGCTTTATGAGAAAGCGGTGCTGCTTTCCGAAACCGGCCGGCAGGATGAGGCCGAAAAGGCCTATGCCGAACTCCTGGCCGGCATTCCGCCCACCATTCATAAATCGTTCATCCTCAGCGTACAAATCCTGGGTCATTTGATCTTCAAGAGACTGGGCAATTCGGACCGGGCTTCTGAGCATCGCCATAGGGCGCAGTACCTGCGAGACGAGATACGGGAACACATTTCCGATCCGGACTTGAGATCATGTTTTATGGGCAAGAAAGAGGTCGGGCTGATCGATGAAAGGGAATAGCTGGTATGTGCGGAAGATTCGTAAGAAAGAGCGGGGGAGAGGAGGTCTCCCGGGAATTCGATGTCGGCTTAAGTGATATCTCCTTTCTGCTGGAGCCCGGCTATAATATCGCCCCGGGGAACCAGGTGGCGGCAGTGGTCAAAAGTGACCGGCTGGCCGTCGTGGCATTCCGCTGGGGCCTGATCCCGCCCTGGGCCAAGGACGAAAGAACCGGATATAAAATGATCAATGCCCGGGCGGAGACGCTGAGTGTTAAGCCCAGCTTTAAAAAGCCTTTTCAGAGCCAGCGCTGCCTGGTCATAGCCGACGGTTTTTACGAATGGAGCGGCCGGAGCCGGCCGAAGGTCCCGTATTATTTCCACCGGAAGGATCCAGCCCCCATGGGTCTGGCCGGGTTGTTCGAATCGTGGCCCGGTCCCGGAGGACGGGTGGTCAACAGCTGCGCCATCGTCACCACCGCGGCCAACTCCCTGATGCAGCCGGTCCATGACCGGATGCCGGCCATCATCGCCCGGGAGGATTATCGTCTCTGGCTGGACAACGGCATTTTCGATGGAAAGGCCCTCGGGGCTTTGCTCCGGCCCTATCCCCCGGAGGACATGGAGTGCTATCCGGTGTCCCCCCTGGTCAATTCCCCCCCCAACAATTCCCTGCAGTGCATTCAACCAGTTCAGTAGTTTGATGAAAACACCGGATAAAATAGACACCCTCCCGGAATTGCCCGGGGTCTATATCTTCAAGGACCCGGCCGGAAAAGATATCTACATCGGCAAGGCCAAGAATATCAGGGACCGGGTGCTGGGACATTTCCGAAATACCGGGAACGCCAAGGAGGAAAAATTGATCTCCTGCTCGGCCGATATAGATTACATCGTCACCGATTCCGAACCGGAGGCCTTGATCCTTGAAGCCGAGCTGGTGAAGAAACGGCAGCCCAGGTATAACATTCTTTTAAAGGACGATAAAAAATTCCCCTGGATAAAGATCACCAATGAGCCATACCCCAGGATATTCTCCACCCGGAACCTGACCGAAGACGGCTCGCGCCTTTTCGGACCATTCACTGACAGCACCGCCCTGAACCGGACCCTGGCTTTGGTCAAACAGATATTCCCCGTCCGAACCTGCCATCATCAGCTCCCCGCCCAAAGACCCTCCCGCCCCTGCCTCAACCATCAAATAGGCCGCTGCCTGGCTCCCTGCCAGGGCCAGGTCAGCCCCCAGGAATACCGGAAGATGGTAGAGGCCATAGTGAAATATATTTCCGGGCGAAGCCGGGAGCTGGTGCATGAACTGGAAGCATTGCGCGACGCCGCCGCCCAACAGTTGGATTTCGAACAGGCGGCCCATTGGAGGGATCAGTTGCAGAACCTGGAGAGGGTGACCGCCAGGCAGAAAATAATTTTCCGGGGGATGATCAACACCGATTTCATCGCCCTGGCCCGGCTGAGAAAACAGATAATGTTCACGGTGCTTTCCTTTCGGGGCGGAAGGCTGACGGCCCGGTATGACCGGGCCATCGAAGATCCCCTGGGGGTCGGGGATCCCGAACTGATGTCATCATTCATCTCCCAGCATTATTTGAACTCCCTTACCATCCCCGACAACATAATCATGGAAACCTTGCCCCGGGACCGGGAGCTGCTGGAGGGTGTCATGGGCAATTTCAAGGGAACCCCGGTATCGCTTAAACTGCCATCGAGCGCCACCGATAAAAAACTTCAGAGATTCGCGGGGAAACAGCTGCAGAGCAAGATGGATGAAATGGTGGCGGGGAAGGAGAAATTAAGCGCTAAAACCGCCCAGCCCCTGATAGAGGTTCAACGGGCTCTGGGCCTGGATAAGCTTCCCCGGCTGGTGGCGGCTTTCGATATCTCCAACATCTCCGGCACCGACAGCGTTGGTTCGGCGGTCTGCTTCAAGGACGGCAGGCCTTACAAGACTGGATACCGGCACTTCAAGGTGAGGATCAGCGGTCCCAACGATACCGCCATGATCAAGGAGACGGTGGGGCGTTATCTGGTTCACGTCATGGAAAATAAGATGGCCATGCCCGATCTGATCCTGGTGGATGGAGGATTGCCCCAGTTGAAGGCGGCCTTGCAATTGAAGAAGGAAAAAGGCTATAATGTGACCATGGCCGGGCTGGCCAAAAGAATGGAAGAATTGTTCCTGGAGGACGGGAACGTCGTCAGCCTGCCCAGGAGTTCATCCGGGCTGCATTTGATGCAGCGGCTGCGTGACGAGGCTCATCGCTTTGCCCAAAGGTACCATCATGCGCTCCGGGCCGGTCATGCCAACAATACCAGATTGGTCTCCATCAGGGGAGTGGGCTCCGGCATCTCCGGCAGACTGCTGAGAAAATTCGGCTCGGTAAAGCGCATTGCCTCGGCCAGCCCGGAAGAGCTGGCGGAGGTTGTCGGGGCAGCGCTGGCCTCCAGAATATTGCAGGAATTTGAAAAGGGCTGAATGAAAATATATCATTGCCAGTACCATCTGCCTTTGGGGATGGTCTTTGTCTCCGCCACCGATATCGGGCTGTTTTCGGTGATTTTGGGGGAACCTGCGCTGGAAGGTCATTTCAAGGAATTGGAGGTCCGGTTTCAATGCCAGTTCATCCAAAACCCCGGCCGGTTTGAAGACATTTACGTTGACCTGGCCGGCTATTTCTCCGGCATCCAGATCGACTTCAGTTACCCCCTGGATTTAAGGGGCATCACGCCTTTTGAACGCGAGGTATGGAACAAGGTCCGCCAGATCCCCTATGGCCAGGTGCGGTCCTATAAGTGGCTGGCCGACCAGATCCACCACCCCAAAGCCTTCAAAGCGGTGGGCAGGGCGCTGGGCCTCAACCCCCTGCCGGTAATTATTCCCTGCCACCGGGTGATCATGCAGGACCTTTCCACCGGAGGGTTTTCGGCCGGAGTGGGGTGGAAAGAAAGGCTGCTGCGCCTGGAGCGCGGGGAGCTCAGCCTGTTATGAGCCGCACAATATTTAAAGGAGACAAAGGAATGAATATCACCTTTCATGGAGCTGCCAAAAATGTCACCGGGTCCATGCACCTGATTGAAATCGGAGGGAAAAAACTGCTCCTGGAATGCGGGATTCATCAGGGCCGACGGGAAAAAAGCGAGGACCAGAACAGAAATCTTCCCTTTAACCCGGCAGAGATCGACGCCATGATCCTGTCCCACGCCCATCTGGATCACAGCGGGAACATCCCGACCTTGGTGAAGAACGGCTTCAAGGGTGACATCTATATGACCTCGGCCACCAGGGACCTGCTGGGCTTGATGCTCCGGGATTCGGCCCATATCCAGGAGAGCGACATAAAATTTGTCAATAAAAAAAGAGCGGCCCGGGGACTGCCGTTAAAAGAACCCTTGTATACCATGGATGACGCCGAGAGGGCGCTGGACTATTTTGTCAGCCTGTCATATGAGCGGGCTTTCAATCCCCTGCCGGGGGTCAAAGCCGTATTCCATGATGCCGGCCATATCCTGGGCTCGGCTATGGTGGATCTGGAGCTTACCGAGAACGGAAAGGTCAAAAGATTCTTCTTCACCGGTGATCTGGGCCGGAAACACCTGCCCATCATCCGCGACCCCTACCAGCCGGTCCAGGCCGATTATCTTTTGATGGAAAGCACCTACGGGGACCGGACCCACGGCCTCATAGAAGAGACCGGCCGGAGACTTCAGGAGATAGTCCGGCGGGTCCATGACCGCAAAGGCAAGCTGATCATCCCGGCTTTTTCGGTGGGACGCACCCAGGAGGTCGTTTACGAATTGCACGGCATGTTTGAAGCGGGAAAACTGCCGGCCCTTCCGATATATGTAGACAGCCCCTTGTCCGTGAATGTTACCAATATCTTCCGGATGCATCCCGAATGTTTTGACAAAGAGACGCGCCGGCAGATAGAAAACCATCATGATCCTTTCGGGTTCAGCCGTCTGACCTACGTCCTGACAGCGGAGGATTCTAAAAAACTCAACAAAACCGACGATCCCTGCATCATCATCTCGGCCTCGGGAATGTGCGAAGGAGGGCGGGTGCTGCATCATTTGAGGAATTCCCTGGGCGACCCGCGAAACATGGTTTTGATAGTCGGATTCCAGGCCCAGGGCACTTTGGGAAAGCGGCTGGTTGATGAATCCCCTTCGGTGAGAATATTCGGCGAAGAGCAGGACGTCCGGGCCGAGATAAAGGTGCTGAACGGGTTTTCGGCCCACGCCGACCGCAACGATCTGATCGATTTTGTAGACAACATGAAAGGCGGAGCGGGGAAGGTGTTCCTGGTCCATGGCGAGGAGGCCCAAAGCCAGAGTTTGGCCCAGGCTTTACGGGAAACGGGGAGAGAGGTGCTGGTGCCGGATCCGGAGCAAAAGTTGGAACTGTAGTTTATCTGCTTGATTTTTTCTCCCAGAAAAGTTATAATTACCGGCAATGTGCTGGCAGCACCCCGCCGGCTGCGGGATAAAACGCATGAAAGCCTGGCATAAATATAAGCATATGAAATGCGCTCGTAGCTCAACTGGATAGAGCACCAGCCTCCGAAGCTGGGGGTTGCCCGTTCAAATCGGGCCGGGCGCACCATTTTGTACCGGCCGATACCAATATTAACGATTTTCAATGATCATCAAAGTGAAAAAACTTATCGCAGCGAGCATAGGCCCGGGGGCAGGGCCCTGGCTCGTTTTTTTAATCTCCTTTCTGGTCTATCTGAAGACCATGGCCCCCACCATCGGCCCGATAGACTCCGGGGAACTATCACTGGTCTGCCGGTCGCTGGGAATAGCCCATCCCACCGGATATCCGTTATATACCCTGCTGGGTAGGCTTTGGGTGTTCCTGGTTCCCTTCGGGGAGCTGGCCTGGAAACTGAACCTGTTGTCATCATTTTTCATGGCTTTTTCCGCCAGCTGGCTGTTCCGGATAATTGCGGAACTGGAGATCAAGGGGGAGATCGCATTTTCAGCAGCGCTGATATATGCCTTTTCACCGGTGATCTGGCAGCAGGCGGCCTTTCTGGAGGTTTATGCCCTAAGCGCCCTGCTGGCCATGATCCTGCTGTGGCTGGCCGTCAGGTACCATAAATCCCGGGAGGGCAGATATTTTCTGTTGGGGGCTTTTCTGACCGGGCTGGGACTGGGCAATCATTTAAGCCTGCTGTGGCTGATTCCCGGATTGTTGGTGATGACGCTAATAAGGACAGGCCGATCGAAGCTGAAACCACTGGGGGGAGGGGTCTTATTTTTCATCTTCGGCCTGTCGATCTACTTGTTCCTGCCCATCCGTTCAAACCTGGCTCCATTGTTAAACTGGGGCAACCCCAGCAATTGGGAGCGGTTCTTTTGGCATGTCAGCGGAAAGCAATATCAGGTGTGGATGTTCAACCGATCGTGGGGGGAATTGCTGGCTAATTTCAGGAACTTCCTTGAACTATGGCTGGACAACCCGGGCCTGTATCTTTGGTGGCTGATACCTCCCGGGATGTATGCCGTATTCAAAAAAAGTCAGATCCTTTTTTGGTCCCTGCTGGCAATATTTTGCCTGGCGGTATTTTACGGCATCAATTACAGCATCCCCGATATCGAGGCCTATTATATTCCGGCCTTCATCGGTTCCTTTATTTTCCTGGCCTTCGGGCTTGAGTGGATACGCCGCCGGCTGGCGGCCGGACAGGAAAGGCTGGGAAAGGTCTTCGCCGGCGCGGTGCTGGGGCTTTTCCTCCTGCCTCTGGCCCTGAACTTCAGGGCCAATGACAACAGCCGGAACCAGATGGCCTATGCCCTGGCCGGCAATGTCCTGGCATCGGCCGCTCCCAATGGTTTGATCCTGGCCGATAACTGGGATATCTATTCCCCCTGCCTTTACTTGATGCAGAGAGACCGGCTCCGCCCGGATGTCATCCTGATCGACAAGGAACTGCTGCGAAGGAGCTGGTACCTGGAGTATCTGGAGAGGCGTTATCCGGAATTCTACCACAGCTGCCGGGAAAGGATAGAGGCCTTCAAAAAACAACTGTTTCCCTTTGAGCACGGCCAACCCTATGATCATCAAGCCATCCAGCGGGAATTCATAGCCATGATAAATGCCCTGCTGCTGGCCAACTATTACGACCATCAGCCGTATCTTACCCAGAACAAGCCGATAGGCGATTTCGCCGGGATAGCCCCCGATCACCAGCGGATTCCCGAAGGACTGCTGTATCGGCTGAAGCTTCCCGGCATGATCGAGCGGGTGCCGGACGAATTCATGTTCTCCGGGCAGTTGCTGAATACCGACACCCTGGCCCTGTCGTCCCGGGACAAGATGCTTTACCGGATGATGCCCCAGATGCTGTACCAGCGGGGGATGTATCTGGCCCAGAACCTGCTGTTCGACCAGGCCCTGGATTATTTCCTCCAGGCCTTGCGATACGAAAGGAACAAGGCCTCCCTGTACCTGGCCCTGGGCGGCACCTATGCCGGCCTTAACCGGGTGGAGGAGGCCAGCGATGCCTTTCAGAAGGCCCTGCTGCTGGAGCCGGGCAATCCGGTGGCCCTGGAGAACCTGCGGAGGATGTCCATGTTCCTGCCCGGCGGTCCCAAGGGCATTTCAACGGAAATAAAATAAACCGGCCGCATAAAATGATTGACAATTTGCTCTATTATGTTAAAATATTGAATGCGAATAATGAAAACAATATTCATCACTAATGGAGGGGTTATGAAAAAAACAAGTCTGTTCATCATGGCGGTTTTACTGGTAGCCGCCGTCAGCGCCCTGGGTCAGACCCACGGCGACTACCGCTCAGCTGCCAGCGGCAACTGGGGCACCGCCGCCACCTGGGAGACCTACGATACGGTCAGCACCAGTTGGGTGGCGGCATCGGTACAGCCTACCTCGGCTAATAATGTCACTATTCAAACCGGAGACACTGTAATTGTAGAAGCCAGCCCCAAGAACTGCCTGGATCTTACCATCGAGGCCAACGCCAAACTTTACGCCAACAGTACTTCAAACAGATACATAAACATCTATGGCAGCACCATCACCAATAACGGACTGATGGGTGGCGGCACTGATGGTCTTTGCATAACCGCCTGTTATGCAGCCGACCTGCTTTTCCAGGGATCGGGCACCACCGACATATCCCGCCTCAGGCCGGCCAGCGGACAAAATGGGAGAACGATGACCATCGATATGGACATCCTTCTTCGTTTTGCGGGGGCCAGTCTTTATTGCAACAGCAGTTCCAGCATGACCTTTAACATCAATACCGGAAAGACGGTGAGCTTCGGGCCCGGTTCGTTCTTCGCCTACGGAACCAACGGTGCCACAGCTACCACCGGTATGGGCAACGCCGTGGTGAACATCGACGGCAACATGATCATGTACAATGGATCCAATTTCAACGTTTCAGTTACCACCGGCAACACCTCCACGGTCAACATCTCGGGGCTGCTCTCGGCCGGGGATTCCATCATGGCCAACGGCACCGGCAGCGAGGTGTTCAACATCAATACGGGCGGCCAGCTGCTGTTCCCCAACACCGACACCCTGACCTTCCTGGATTCGCTGAATTTCTTCGATCCCAGCGGGTTGTCTCTCACCTATCCCATAACCGTGGCCGGCAAGCTGGGGCTGATGAGCGGGGTCATCGACAGCGCCCAGTACATCAAGATGCTGGACAACTCGACAATCCAGAGGACTACCGGGCGATTGAACCAAGCGCCTATATTCGGCAACACCATCAACCTGATATATTACGGGGCGGCGGCCTGCACCACCGGCTATGAGATGCCGACCACCGACATCGTCCAGAAGCTGGCCGTCAACAATCCCGGCGGACTGACCATGGATGAAACGGTAATGGTCAACGATACCCTGTTCCTGACCGATGGGGTGATCCGAGTGATCGGAGACAACTATCTGGGAGCGGCCGGGGCAGTGGACCGAACCACCGGCTATGTCATCGGCATGATGGGCAGGGTGGTGGAAGCTGGGGCCAACATAAATAAGGCCTTTGACATTGGAACCGCATCGGGATACTCCCCGGTCACCCTGGATTTCAACGTGGTGGCCAAACAGGGGCTGATGTCAGTCAAAACTGTCGCTTCGACCGCCCCTGGCGTCACCACTCCCGAGAACTGCATGCTCCGTTACTGGGAGCTGGGCATGCGCCCGGATTCTCTGATAACATTCGGGTCATACAGCCTGACCCTGAATTACCTGCCGTTCGATTTCAACACCGGTTTTATCGAATCCACCGATGAGCCCGGCATGGTGGCGGGCAGGTACGACAGTGCCT contains the following coding sequences:
- a CDS encoding peptidase C69, which encodes MKSFAKKVIASLPAKGIDYADVRVLGSRRQNISTKNGTVESATNSSDQGFGLRVLINGSWGFASSSKLETSEIARVVRLAVEIARASALSPGEPAVLSPLKKQTGGYRTKIQQDPFKVPLEQKISLLLEADTIMRRNPDIKVARGSLWFFHEDKVFASTQGSLLSQEITESGGEISALAVDGPEVQIRTYPNMGGDTGQAGYEFIEKLDLAGNAEKISREASLLLKAPLCPAKKGTIIIATNQLALQVHESIGHPIELDRVYGTEAAYAGTSFLTTDKLNALKYGSDMVNVNADATAPGGLGTFGWDDEGVPAQNVPIIKNGLFTGYLSSRETAAQLGLLSGGAMRADGWNRIPLIRMTNINLEPGSWDYQNLIADTADGVLFDTTKTWSIDDKRLNFQFTTEIAWQIKGGRLTGQAYKNPTYTGLTPEFWNSCDAICNSRSWHLWGIPNCGKGQPGQTAHVGHGVSPARFRNVQIGVS
- a CDS encoding excinuclease ABC subunit C encodes the protein MKTPDKIDTLPELPGVYIFKDPAGKDIYIGKAKNIRDRVLGHFRNTGNAKEEKLISCSADIDYIVTDSEPEALILEAELVKKRQPRYNILLKDDKKFPWIKITNEPYPRIFSTRNLTEDGSRLFGPFTDSTALNRTLALVKQIFPVRTCHHQLPAQRPSRPCLNHQIGRCLAPCQGQVSPQEYRKMVEAIVKYISGRSRELVHELEALRDAAAQQLDFEQAAHWRDQLQNLERVTARQKIIFRGMINTDFIALARLRKQIMFTVLSFRGGRLTARYDRAIEDPLGVGDPELMSSFISQHYLNSLTIPDNIIMETLPRDRELLEGVMGNFKGTPVSLKLPSSATDKKLQRFAGKQLQSKMDEMVAGKEKLSAKTAQPLIEVQRALGLDKLPRLVAAFDISNISGTDSVGSAVCFKDGRPYKTGYRHFKVRISGPNDTAMIKETVGRYLVHVMENKMAMPDLILVDGGLPQLKAALQLKKEKGYNVTMAGLAKRMEELFLEDGNVVSLPRSSSGLHLMQRLRDEAHRFAQRYHHALRAGHANNTRLVSIRGVGSGISGRLLRKFGSVKRIASASPEELAEVVGAALASRILQEFEKG
- a CDS encoding MBL fold metallo-hydrolase, encoding MNITFHGAAKNVTGSMHLIEIGGKKLLLECGIHQGRREKSEDQNRNLPFNPAEIDAMILSHAHLDHSGNIPTLVKNGFKGDIYMTSATRDLLGLMLRDSAHIQESDIKFVNKKRAARGLPLKEPLYTMDDAERALDYFVSLSYERAFNPLPGVKAVFHDAGHILGSAMVDLELTENGKVKRFFFTGDLGRKHLPIIRDPYQPVQADYLLMESTYGDRTHGLIEETGRRLQEIVRRVHDRKGKLIIPAFSVGRTQEVVYELHGMFEAGKLPALPIYVDSPLSVNVTNIFRMHPECFDKETRRQIENHHDPFGFSRLTYVLTAEDSKKLNKTDDPCIIISASGMCEGGRVLHHLRNSLGDPRNMVLIVGFQAQGTLGKRLVDESPSVRIFGEEQDVRAEIKVLNGFSAHADRNDLIDFVDNMKGGAGKVFLVHGEEAQSQSLAQALRETGREVLVPDPEQKLEL